One stretch of Nocardia fluminea DNA includes these proteins:
- a CDS encoding lipase family protein: protein MKFSDFYQTPILRDGSRPGDLVRTRPVFASQLAGAAGAWQVIYVTTGSRSQLLPASAIVLIPEVTPEPGKTAILMYCPPFRGLGGVCAPSQLLSTGTEPDTYAIEAALDRGWVVAIPDGQGLGVATGPHTFLAARDGARAVLDLARAVYRGANLDLPVAPVVAWGYADGGRVVTAAGELQPWYAPEVDLRGIAAGAVVSDLVAVASEISEGANAGLGLAGFIGLARAYDQLPLRHVLSEAGVKAVAEAQHLTGVELRERFPQPLAHWTRGPDPWNDHWWRRVLALETLGHTKPPMPLHLYHGELDLVVPVRAGRSTLIAYRQRGTLVSWREYEADHHAAANLAVSDVLARLGEDLASRPATSPTPAETGSEHTSRP from the coding sequence GTGAAATTCAGCGACTTCTACCAAACACCCATCCTGCGTGACGGTTCGCGCCCCGGGGACCTCGTCCGCACAAGGCCCGTCTTCGCCTCCCAACTGGCCGGGGCGGCGGGGGCCTGGCAGGTCATCTACGTCACCACCGGTTCACGCTCGCAGCTTCTTCCCGCCTCGGCGATCGTGTTGATCCCCGAAGTGACCCCCGAGCCGGGAAAGACCGCGATCCTGATGTACTGCCCGCCTTTTCGTGGCCTGGGAGGAGTGTGCGCACCCTCGCAACTCCTGTCCACCGGCACCGAACCCGACACCTACGCGATCGAGGCAGCCCTGGATCGAGGGTGGGTAGTGGCCATCCCCGATGGGCAAGGGCTCGGTGTAGCAACCGGGCCACACACCTTCCTCGCTGCCCGCGACGGGGCCCGCGCGGTGCTCGATCTGGCGCGTGCGGTGTATCGGGGTGCGAACCTCGATCTGCCCGTCGCTCCGGTCGTGGCGTGGGGCTACGCCGACGGTGGACGGGTCGTCACGGCTGCCGGGGAACTGCAGCCGTGGTACGCGCCCGAAGTGGACCTGCGCGGTATCGCCGCCGGAGCCGTCGTCTCCGACCTCGTCGCCGTCGCCTCGGAGATCAGTGAAGGCGCAAACGCGGGACTGGGACTGGCCGGGTTCATCGGGCTCGCCCGCGCCTATGACCAACTACCGCTGCGTCATGTGCTGAGCGAAGCGGGGGTGAAAGCCGTCGCCGAGGCACAGCACCTCACCGGTGTCGAACTGCGAGAACGGTTCCCGCAACCGCTGGCGCATTGGACCCGAGGCCCCGACCCTTGGAACGATCACTGGTGGCGGCGGGTGCTGGCGCTCGAAACCCTCGGCCATACGAAGCCGCCGATGCCGCTGCACCTGTATCACGGCGAACTCGACCTGGTCGTGCCCGTGCGCGCGGGTCGAAGCACCCTCATCGCCTACCGGCAACGCGGCACGCTCGTGTCCTGGCGTGAGTACGAGGCCGATCACCACGCTGCCGCGAACCTCGCGGTCAGCGATGTCCTAGCCCGGCTCGGCGAGGACCTCGCGAGTCGGCCGGCGACCTCGCCCACCCCGGCAGAGACCGGAAGCGAGCACACGAGCCGCCCATGA
- a CDS encoding cutinase family protein produces the protein MTGRGVLTAAVLAALAGGLCPPGPVAAQPPPAGPSCPALWVLGVQGTSESSPGASEIVDTGMLGQLLGPVVAAAPNLVARTYIPYSASFGGAVGTGGGTDPYVVSAGAGLAGLTDTAGRIAADCPNTALAAVGYSQGAQVVSSFAEAVGAGEGPIDPGRVAGIALFSDPQRAPGSPVIPGRPGQLTPDPAPGTSGAAVSGVVISTAPASGGGIATTSGADYGALTGRVVDACVEGDLSCSAPDRAALLRIAAQLAAQADLRDPVAALGSIQSLLSGTLGDAWTTVVNNDFQIGRSSVDYVPAVSLAQRLTDAADSRTPAPGPADHAAASARWGQITAVVAADPITQLPNLAARLSVAWGQLVADNADLLDPAVLLRYTDLAGRHTSYATGGQLASAIAWLTALAHDLAGSYQ, from the coding sequence ATGACCGGCAGAGGTGTCCTCACCGCGGCAGTCCTGGCGGCCCTCGCCGGTGGCTTGTGCCCACCGGGCCCTGTTGCCGCGCAACCGCCTCCGGCGGGGCCGAGCTGCCCGGCGCTGTGGGTCCTCGGGGTGCAGGGCACCAGCGAGTCCTCGCCAGGTGCTTCCGAGATCGTTGATACCGGGATGCTCGGTCAGTTGCTCGGCCCGGTGGTGGCTGCTGCACCGAATCTGGTGGCACGCACCTACATTCCCTACTCGGCTTCGTTCGGTGGCGCGGTCGGCACCGGCGGCGGGACCGACCCGTACGTGGTGTCGGCGGGCGCGGGCTTGGCCGGGCTGACCGACACGGCTGGGCGGATCGCCGCCGACTGCCCCAACACCGCCCTGGCGGCTGTTGGGTACTCCCAAGGCGCGCAGGTGGTTTCTTCTTTCGCTGAAGCTGTCGGGGCCGGGGAAGGTCCCATCGATCCTGGACGGGTCGCGGGGATCGCGCTGTTCTCCGATCCACAACGCGCTCCAGGCTCACCGGTGATTCCCGGCCGCCCCGGGCAATTGACCCCGGACCCGGCCCCCGGCACGAGCGGGGCGGCGGTGTCTGGGGTGGTGATCAGCACCGCGCCTGCCTCCGGCGGGGGGATCGCCACCACCTCCGGTGCCGACTACGGTGCCCTTACCGGGCGCGTTGTCGATGCCTGTGTCGAGGGTGACCTGAGTTGCTCGGCACCTGATCGCGCCGCACTGTTGCGGATCGCCGCCCAGCTCGCCGCCCAGGCCGACCTGCGCGATCCGGTGGCCGCGCTCGGCTCGATCCAGTCGCTGCTGTCGGGAACTCTCGGTGACGCCTGGACGACCGTGGTGAACAACGACTTCCAAATCGGCCGGAGTTCAGTTGACTACGTGCCCGCGGTGAGTCTGGCTCAGCGGCTCACCGACGCCGCTGACTCGCGCACGCCTGCTCCGGGCCCTGCGGACCACGCTGCCGCCTCAGCGCGGTGGGGCCAGATCACCGCCGTGGTCGCCGCCGATCCGATCACCCAGTTGCCCAACCTCGCCGCACGCTTGTCGGTGGCGTGGGGCCAGCTGGTCGCCGACAACGCCGACCTGCTCGATCCGGCGGTGCTGCTTCGCTACACCGACCTCGCCGGTCGCCACACCAGTTACGCGACCGGCGGGCAGCTCGCCAGCGCGATCGCGTGGCTGACCGCCCTCGCCCACGACCTCGCCGGGAGCTACCAGTGA
- a CDS encoding helix-turn-helix domain-containing protein, with product MNRRTNPPNDPRRARASGDTELPDLARWVRRVREHRGLNRPEAAVLLDVSYELLKKIEYGKATCTPAVLEKMITTYDLDTAQTRHSHDLAEPPVALAQLEHLRTRRSTNDHLAMLTDFDERGIPAAYVDPLWNVVYANDHFHAELPGLDRYDDNLALLFFHPGSTVPTAESLVVHWDRAAAYLVATLRAAFGIHRDTPEAQLLYQKLRGALTFTDLWDNSIAVAYGYQTEKPIQLREPDTGSLYSVRIHLGVRGRRHLGTRRRRHLGSDDTPDLRFLIGYRDPSDPPPQP from the coding sequence ATGAACCGGAGGACAAACCCGCCCAACGATCCGCGGCGAGCACGCGCCAGCGGCGACACCGAGCTTCCTGACCTGGCCCGATGGGTGCGCCGGGTCCGCGAGCACAGGGGCCTCAACCGGCCCGAGGCCGCCGTCCTTCTCGACGTCAGCTACGAGCTGCTCAAGAAGATCGAGTACGGCAAGGCCACCTGCACCCCTGCGGTGCTCGAGAAAATGATCACCACCTACGACCTCGATACCGCACAGACCCGCCACAGCCACGACCTCGCCGAGCCCCCGGTCGCTCTGGCCCAGCTCGAGCACCTGCGAACTCGTCGCAGCACCAACGATCACCTCGCGATGCTGACCGACTTCGACGAGCGCGGCATACCCGCCGCCTACGTCGATCCCCTGTGGAATGTCGTCTACGCCAACGACCATTTCCACGCCGAGCTGCCCGGCCTCGACCGCTACGACGACAACCTCGCCTTGTTGTTCTTCCACCCCGGCAGCACCGTGCCCACCGCCGAATCCCTTGTCGTGCACTGGGACCGCGCCGCCGCCTACCTGGTCGCGACCCTGCGCGCCGCATTCGGCATCCACCGCGACACCCCCGAAGCACAGCTGCTGTACCAGAAGCTGCGTGGTGCGCTCACTTTCACCGACTTGTGGGACAACAGCATCGCCGTTGCCTACGGCTACCAGACCGAAAAGCCCATCCAACTCCGCGAGCCCGACACCGGATCGCTGTACTCGGTCCGGATCCACCTCGGGGTCAGAGGCCGCAGACACCTCGGGACGAGACGCCGCAGACACCTCGGCTCCGACGACACCCCTGATCTCCGATTCTTGATCGGCTACCGCGACCCGTCCGACCCACCGCCCCAGCCCTGA
- a CDS encoding helix-turn-helix domain-containing protein, translating into MFNPPLLPGMPDFHDSVEYLRHHRNLSRESTAQKAGFSSSYLNQLIGQRKTPGTAVFDKLVEFFGLDLDPCRHLEDLLQPSGSLESTDELRRRLVNHGVQAHLDWLDQREILGAYTDPLQTVLLANQVLHRMMPGLADCDYNIIRWMLTPIARDRVYGWHGELLDLVRHL; encoded by the coding sequence ATGTTCAACCCGCCTCTGCTACCCGGGATGCCCGACTTCCACGACTCGGTGGAATACCTGCGCCACCACCGCAACCTATCCCGCGAATCCACCGCTCAAAAGGCAGGATTCAGCAGTTCCTACCTCAACCAGCTCATCGGGCAACGCAAAACGCCCGGCACCGCCGTGTTCGACAAACTCGTCGAGTTCTTCGGCCTCGATCTCGACCCATGCCGACACCTCGAAGACCTGCTGCAACCCTCCGGCAGTCTCGAGTCCACCGACGAGCTACGCCGCCGCCTCGTCAACCACGGGGTCCAAGCCCACCTCGACTGGCTCGACCAGCGCGAGATCCTCGGCGCCTATACCGACCCGCTCCAGACCGTCCTGCTCGCCAACCAGGTACTCCACCGGATGATGCCCGGCCTCGCCGACTGCGACTACAACATCATCCGGTGGATGCTCACCCCCATCGCCCGCGACCGTGTCTACGGCTGGCACGGCGAACTGCTCGACCTCGTCAGGCACCTGTGA
- a CDS encoding Mu transposase domain-containing protein: protein MLSLEGDVEVHALHAQGWTISAIARHLKLDRKTVRAYLNGDRVPGQRARSMPLLIEPFIDYCRIRLADDPHLWASTLFDEIVELGFTGSYPSLTTAIRKLALRPHCEPCHAAKGRDVAIIAHPPGEETQWDWVELPDPPTDWGVGRHAHLLVGAFAHSSRWRGVLAPAEDFAHLVEALDQVVLRLGGVTRRWRFDRMATVCSPESGRITPAFSGVAKHYGVGVDICPPRHGNRKGVVEKSNHAAAQRWWRTVADDCSVTAAQASLDRLSQRLDGRRRVRDGQRTTVGELAESEPLHPVPATAYPAELREPRKVTAQGLVSWRGNEYSVPPGLPGAVVTVIHRLGSETISITTESGAVVAAHCRAPDGAGRVVRDEGHVLALERSVLAAFDASKPCTHKTRRPLTAAALEESARLRGRPSSPDPAQKVVIDLSVYAATAANLSHAPHRDPLEQQ from the coding sequence ATGCTGTCGCTGGAGGGTGATGTGGAAGTACACGCTCTACACGCTCAGGGATGGACGATCTCGGCGATCGCCCGACACCTGAAGCTGGACCGCAAAACGGTCCGCGCCTACCTCAACGGTGACCGGGTTCCGGGCCAGCGGGCCCGGTCGATGCCGTTGCTGATCGAACCGTTCATCGACTATTGCCGGATCCGGCTCGCTGACGACCCGCATTTGTGGGCGTCGACGTTGTTCGACGAGATCGTCGAGCTGGGATTCACCGGGTCGTATCCGTCGTTGACGACCGCGATCCGCAAGCTGGCACTACGCCCGCACTGCGAGCCCTGCCACGCGGCGAAGGGCCGCGACGTCGCGATCATCGCTCACCCGCCGGGCGAGGAAACCCAGTGGGACTGGGTCGAATTGCCTGATCCACCGACCGATTGGGGCGTCGGCCGCCACGCGCACCTGCTGGTCGGAGCGTTCGCGCACTCGAGTCGTTGGCGCGGGGTCCTGGCCCCGGCCGAGGATTTCGCGCACCTGGTCGAGGCGTTGGATCAGGTCGTTCTCCGACTGGGCGGGGTGACTCGACGCTGGCGGTTCGACCGGATGGCAACGGTCTGCTCGCCGGAATCAGGTCGGATCACTCCGGCATTCTCCGGAGTCGCTAAACATTATGGCGTCGGCGTCGATATCTGCCCGCCTCGACACGGCAACCGCAAAGGTGTGGTCGAGAAGTCCAATCATGCTGCCGCGCAACGCTGGTGGCGAACTGTTGCCGATGATTGCTCCGTCACCGCGGCGCAGGCTTCCCTCGATCGGCTCAGTCAACGCCTCGACGGGCGTCGGCGCGTGAGAGATGGCCAGCGCACTACGGTCGGGGAACTCGCGGAGTCCGAACCGTTGCATCCGGTGCCGGCGACGGCCTATCCGGCCGAGCTCCGCGAGCCACGCAAGGTCACCGCGCAAGGGCTGGTCTCGTGGCGCGGCAACGAATACTCGGTCCCGCCAGGGCTTCCCGGCGCAGTCGTGACGGTGATCCACCGGCTCGGCAGCGAAACCATCTCCATCACAACAGAATCAGGGGCGGTCGTCGCCGCGCACTGTCGAGCACCCGACGGCGCCGGGCGCGTGGTCCGCGACGAGGGTCATGTCCTCGCGCTGGAGCGCTCGGTGCTCGCGGCGTTCGACGCGAGCAAGCCCTGCACCCACAAGACACGCCGGCCGCTGACCGCGGCCGCGTTGGAGGAGTCCGCGCGATTGCGCGGTCGTCCGAGTTCGCCTGATCCCGCCCAGAAGGTGGTGATCGATCTATCGGTCTATGCGGCCACCGCCGCGAACCTTTCCCATGCTCCACACCGTGATCCGCTCGAACAACAGTGA
- the istB gene encoding IS21-like element helper ATPase IstB, which yields MSEARRYQQLRAHLSYLKLGDAAEALPRILDAARSENLSLTAALERLLEIEVNATESRRLTSRLRFACLPEPWTLNDFDFAAQPGVDEKLIRDLASLRFLDDAANVLFVGPPGVGKTMLTVALARGAVEAGHRVYFTTAAELAAKCHKAALEGRWHTCMRFFAGPKLLVIDELGYLPLPGDGASALFQVINQRYLKSSTILTTNVGIADWATAFGDATVAAAMLDRLLHRATVVGIDGPSYRLRHHRETAENLRKAVNARVS from the coding sequence ATGAGCGAGGCGCGCCGCTATCAGCAGCTGCGCGCTCATCTGTCCTACCTCAAACTCGGCGACGCCGCCGAGGCACTGCCACGCATCCTCGATGCCGCCCGGTCGGAAAACCTCTCTCTGACAGCAGCACTGGAACGTCTCCTCGAGATCGAGGTCAACGCGACCGAGTCACGTCGGTTGACCTCTCGGTTGCGGTTCGCCTGCCTGCCCGAGCCCTGGACGCTCAACGATTTCGACTTCGCCGCCCAACCGGGTGTCGACGAGAAATTGATCCGGGATCTGGCCAGTCTGCGGTTCCTCGACGACGCGGCGAACGTGTTGTTCGTCGGTCCGCCCGGAGTCGGCAAGACCATGCTGACCGTCGCGTTGGCGCGCGGCGCGGTCGAGGCCGGACACCGCGTCTATTTCACCACCGCGGCCGAGCTCGCCGCGAAATGCCACAAGGCCGCGTTGGAGGGCCGTTGGCACACCTGCATGCGGTTCTTCGCCGGCCCGAAACTGCTCGTCATCGATGAACTGGGCTATCTTCCGTTGCCCGGCGACGGGGCTTCGGCGTTGTTCCAGGTGATCAACCAACGATATCTGAAATCGAGCACGATCCTGACGACGAACGTCGGAATCGCTGACTGGGCAACCGCTTTCGGCGATGCAACTGTCGCCGCGGCCATGTTGGATCGGCTCTTGCACCGAGCCACGGTCGTCGGGATCGACGGCCCCAGTTACCGGTTGCGTCACCACCGCGAAACCGCCGAGAACTTGAGGAAGGCGGTCAACGCCCGTGTCTCCTGA